The window cattttttaatttgatgtttaGATCTATTTAGAGTTACAAGATCTTCGACATTCCAGTACTCGAACTAAAGATCAACCGTGTGTATAAGATGGTCACAATAGTATTACTTCTCATGCTCTTCTGATTTTGCTGTGGAGTCATTAGCGTATCTATAGTTCTTAAATAATTCAAATGAAGTCAACTTATTGTTTACAGAATATGAGCTCTTATTATATTGGCTACATGCATGTTAAATTTAAAAGCACTAAAGATGAGAGAAAATTGAACTTACTAGACAGGTACAGGCTTCTTGATGTAATGAGGTGCCTCTTTAACCAAAGGTACTACAAATGGTACCTTAACAGGCACGTGTACTGGCACCTCTTTATGTAGGGGTACAACGAAAGGCTGAGGTACCTTAACTGGGACTTTTACAGGATATGGTTTATGGACAGGGTAAGGTTGAGGTACTTTCACCACGTAAGGTTGCGGCACTTTGACCACCACGGGATGGTGTACTGGATGCGGAACGGGTACTGGCTTTTTAATGATGACCTCTTTCGGCACGTGGACGATCTTTGGAATATGCTGAACCTTGTGAATTACTTCAGGTACGTGGACAGGAACGTGGACAGGCACACGCTTGTATACAGGATAAGGCTTGGGGACAGGGATGATTTTGGGCACTGGAACAGGGTGTGGAATTGGAACTggtttcttgattttctttacGATGTATTCATCCTCCCAAACTCCCAAACCATGGCCCCGTACTTGAGCCACGAAAAATAGGGCTAACCACCACAAGGCAAGACACTTCATGGCGGTTTAAAAGTTGCTAACAGAATTTGAAAACTGTGTTATTTTGGTAAATATTATTAAACGGCCACGTTTAGCGATTAAGTATGAGTAATTTGCAACTCTATTAATAAAGGACGAATTATCGAgttccaaataaaaaaacaacaaggtcATTATTTCAAGATATCGGTAAACGTCATTagcgaaataaaatatttagataaaaagatggttaaaatgaaaacatttcacaATAGATACAATATGAAGTTGGAAGCAACAGCCGTTTGATGGACATAAATACAGACTGCTGAATGTGTTGAACTTAACACAAtgtaatatcaaaaacaaatatcatttcaGACATTTAGTAAACGTACAGATATCAATGAAAAGCTTTAgaattacatgtttgtttttgactttcgcgcaaagctactcaaaggctatctgcgcttagaATACTACAGTAACTACATATACACATAAAACTGCGTGACAGACAGTAAGATATATACTAGGTACAtgacaaaagaaatttaaaacaaagttttgtgaAAAAGTATAATgattgaataatttaataataatctgaCTCTCTTGTACTTACTCTGATattagtaataaatttaaatgttttagtttttcaagATTAATATTTCCTGTCATATGAGAGTTAACCGTTAGACTTACAGAGCTGATATTACAGAGAAACTTTTAAATCAAAACTTTATATACTACACTGAAACTCGTCACTTACCTCACTAGAATAACTCTGGTACTCGTTCTCACTCACAGATGTCTTTATATACAACGTTTAATCACGTGCCTCGCGAGAAAAGTGGGTCAGGAGGGTGAACGTGCTGAAAGTGCATCTATCAAGGTACATTGAGCTTTACGAAGGATCGGACGTCAGAAAGAATAGTTTCACAGTTACTAACCGACCAATTGTGCCATTCACCTACATACTCTCGTTCTACAGCCTTCTGGGCTATATACACTTTCTACTGCATTCTTAAGCAACACGCGAATGAGAGGTAAAcccatatttataaaaataacagccGAGAATACTGTTTAGCGTTTTAAACTCCTGGTGTTTGGTGAAGAAACAATTAAATCCGAATACATAAAACCATTAGTTATAAACCTATTTCGATTCAAATTACATGTAGGTTTTGTATTGTCAGAGATCACaataattataagtatttatgaatattaaatcACATATAGAACATAGTAATACCTTTCTTCCATTTCTAATAGCCACCAAGCGCAGTTGGAGTCTTGTCGCATAAACtataaatatcacaaaaacaaacatttttgataAACTAAGACTAAAGTGTAAGTGTTGGGCTGAcgaaataacttataataaactACATTCATACAGATTAGGTAGTCTATTTGTATTGTAACAACTTTGAAACTAACGTGTTTCGACTATCAGGATAGGAgaagtatatggatttacaacattaaaatcctgAATTTGGATCCCGCCGTCGACTGTGAAGATAGTTCATGGGTGGTTTTATGTTAAACGCAGCATCAACTTTACTTAATATGAAAAACCGTCATTTTGTGAATGAAGGAAcgactataataatacagtgggtgagggcgctcgactcgtaatctgagggtcgtgggttcgaatccccgtcccaccaagtATATTTGTTCTTTGAACCGTGAGGGCGTGTAATGTTTCAGTCAAtgcaactatttgttggtaaaaaaaaaaaaagtttacggtggacggtgatgacaagctgtcttccctctagtcttgtcccccgctggtacagcggtaagtattcggatttacaacgctaaaattaggttcgattcctctcattGGACTCAGCATATAAccgaatgtggctttgctataagaagacacacacacaccctctagtcttacactaaaacAGGACGGCTAGTAAAACAGTTAGAAGTGCATTATTCGCAATGATAATCCAGCAGAAATGAATAATTGAAAACgatttatttcaaacataacTTGTAGATTTCTGTACACGTTTCGTTTTTAACTTGGTATAACAAAGTCCATCGTCTAGTGTAGAAACTGATGTAAGAACATGAAGCAtcgtaataaataagtaaataattaaagtttatggTCCTTTTTTATAATTAGTGTAAAGTccttttttctttgatttttttaatattaagaactaTATTTAAAAATCCAGGAAATATTTGCTGAAGCAAATTATTGTACGTATATTATTTGGACAATAGCTAAAAATCACAACTGTTTGGGGAAATCAACAACAACACAGTCATGAACACCATAATAAAACATTAGCAGCCTTAAACACATTAAGAACTAACCCATTGAAAGCCATAAACTCGTAATAGCTAAACAATTTACAGCTCATAATAAtagtaaaactatttaaattaataactaaatatttacaacCGTAAACACTTTGATAAaaaaagcacaaaactacacaatgggctatctgtgatctgcccagcacgggtatcgaaacatggtttctagctttgtaaggtCCGCACTCATACCTTTTTGTCACTGGAGGACGCTTACGTTTGAAAGCTAAACTTttatactatgtaataaaatattaatttattttccatatttaaattTATCTGCTAATTActaattgcttttaaaataatttgtctttttatCACCTCTTTAAACTACTGTGTCTCCGACgaaagatatattattttttattactgcttttccttctttctttcttcttccaaATACTTTTTAACCGACTGCCATTCCTTCATTTCTAGGCGAATTGAGTTAAAGCTTGATAGCATTATACTATAGTCTAACACACCAAAAGACCTATTTTAGTTCTTTAGCTAGGCCTTTTTAAGGATTTTTATGGGTTCAAAGTTTTATGGGTTTTCAAAGATGAAAATTGGCACAAATACCAATTTGTATGCGCccaacacgtgtgtgtgtgttttcttatagcaaagccacatcaggctatctacggagcccaccaaggggattcgagcccctgattttagcgttgtaaatccgtagacttatcactgtattAGCGGGGGGTGCTTAACACATTGCCATACGTAACATTCGGTTTGCTGATTTTgagtctttttctttattttttaattttttagacaAATACATTTTCTAGAGGTCCCACAACTGAAAAACAGAAATGTTGTACTTGATGATTTTTAGAAATTAGAGAATAGGTCAAGGGGCAAGATGccacaaaaagcataatttatagttctttttttgttttatgacaatTTCTCTGCCATTTTCGGCTAATTTTCAGGAGAGTTGATACAAAGAAACCTTTTTTTTACAAGTCCCTTACATTTGCGTTAAAAAATGTGAGATATACTCATTAGTTATCCTTGTTTCGACCAAGTTAAATGAAATttggtttaaagatatttttctacAGGCAACACACAATAATTTTGATTGTAGAGTGGTCAAGGTgtcacaaaaaacataatatttgggttttaaaataattacttctcCGTATATCGGCCAGTTCACATACAATTTGGTAgaaggatgtttttttttttttaatttttagaaattcCAAACAGAGagataaacaatttttgtttaatgtttcagCGAGAAAAACACAATTTGTGAGCTACTCGCGTATATGTAAACGAACTTGCATGAGATATGCTACAAAGATGACTTCTTACAGATTCTAATCAATAATACAGATATTTttcgatttttttgttttttccatgGTTTTTCTGGTGTCAAAATTGAATATGTTGGGACTG of the Tachypleus tridentatus isolate NWPU-2018 chromosome 13, ASM421037v1, whole genome shotgun sequence genome contains:
- the LOC143238960 gene encoding uncharacterized protein LOC143238960 is translated as MKCLALWWLALFFVAQVRGHGLGVWEDEYIVKKIKKPVPIPHPVPVPKIIPVPKPYPVYKRVPVHVPVHVPEVIHKVQHIPKIVHVPKEVIIKKPVPVPHPVHHPVVVKVPQPYVVKVPQPYPVHKPYPVKVPVKVPQPFVVPLHKEVPVHVPVKVPFVVPLVKEAPHYIKKPVPVYEEEAGWH